A segment of the Vicinamibacterales bacterium genome:
AAGAAACTTACCTCGTCTTTGCCATCGTACTGGCATCATCTTTGGCCTACTGGCTCGCCGTTTCAAGTACGCCGAGCGGTGCGCCGCAAGACCCGGTGTTAGAGGCAATCACCAATCAAAATCTCCCCACGGTGCGCGCACACGCAGAGCTCGCGGCCATACAGGCAGCGGTGGATGCGGCTCGAAGGTATCAAAGGGCGGCTGAGCAGGGGTCGGTCGACGCACAGATGACCCTCGGTGGTCTCTACGTTGCGGGTGAGGGCGTAGCTAAGGACGATGCTGAGGCGGCGCGGTGGTATCGCCGGG
Coding sequences within it:
- a CDS encoding tetratricopeptide repeat protein; protein product: MTGRQETYLVFAIVLASSLAYWLAVSSTPSGAPQDPVLEAITNQNLPTVRAHAELAAIQAAVDAARRYQRAAEQGSVDAQMTLGGLYVAGEGVAKDDAEAARWYRRAAEQGHVEAQVTLGDFYAAGRRAPLHLPRRCSACRGSCNTAY